Genomic DNA from Gemmatimonadaceae bacterium:
GCTCGACTTCGACGTGCTCGTCGCCACGCCCGACCAGATGGGCCAGCTCGGCCAGCTCGGCCGCGTGCTCGGACCGCGCGGTCTCATGCCGAACCCGAAAGCGGGAACGGTGACGTTCGACATCGCGCGCGCGGTGCGCGAGGTGAAGGCCGGCAAGATCGAGTTCCGCGTGGACAAGGGCGGCAACGTGCACGCCGCCATCGGCAAGGTGTCGTTCCCGGCGGAAGCGCTGGAGACGAACTTCACCGCGTTCATGGATCAGATCGTCCGCTCCAAGCCGTCCGCGGCAAAGGGCGTGTATGTCCGCAACGTCGCGATCTCGAGCACGATGGGCCCGGGCGTCGCGATCGACACCACCCCTTACCGGTAACCGGCGATGAAGAGAAACGAGAAGGAACGCCTCGTCGCCGAGCTGAAGGACAAGCTCGAGGGCGCGACCGCGCTCTATTACACGGACTTCACGGGTCTCAACGTGAAGAAGATGACGGACCTGCGCCGGCGCTTCAGCAAGGCGGGCGTCGAGTACGTCGTCATCAAGAACACCCTCGCGCTGCGGGCGGTGAACGAGAGCGGTCTCACCGGCGAGCGCCTGCGCGGGCCGACGGGGATCGTCGTGGGGAAGGACGCGGTCGCGGCCGCGAAAGTCCTGGCCGATTTCGCCAGGGAGTTCGAGCAGAAGCCCGAGATCAAGGGCGGTATGCTCGACGGCAAGTCGATCGACACCGCGCAGGTCAAGAAGCTGGCGTCGCTGCCGTCACGCGAGCAGATGCTGGCCGAGCTCGGCGCGGGAATGCAGTCGCCGATCGCGTCGCTCATCGGCGCGATGAACGGTTTGATGGGAATGTTTGCGGGAGCGCTCGAAGCGCTCAGAACTCAGCGCGAAGGCGCATAAACAGCAGCTATTGGCTGTTAGCTCTTGGCTCCAAGCCAATAGCCAATAGCCAATAGCCAACAGTTCACCTACAGGGAACAGGACAATGGCTAACGCTACCATGAGCAAGGACGAGATCCTCGACGCGATCGGCAACATGTCGGTATTCGAGCTCGCCGAGCTGGTCGAAGCATTCAAGACGAAGTTCAACGTGACGATCGCCGCGGTTCCGGTCGGTGGCGCGCCCGCCGCGGGTGGCGGTGGCGCAGCGGCCGCTCCGGCCGCCGAAGAGCAGACCGAGTTCACGGTCACGCTCAAGGAAGCCGGCGCCAAGAAGATCCAGGTCATCAAGGTCGTGCGCGAGCTGACCGGCCTGGGCCTCAAGGAAGCCAAGGATCTCGTCGACGGCGCGCCGCAGGCTGTGAAGACCGCCGTGTCGAAGGACGAGGCCGCCACGGTCAAAGCGAAGCTGGAAGAGCAGGGCGCGACGGTAGAGGTCAAGTAATCCTCCGCTCCCGGAGCGGCGCTCAGCCGCTCGGGGCCGGACGGGTCTCTTGAACCTCTAACGACGCGTACATGATCAAGCACTTCGCTCAAAAGCACGACAAAAATCAAGCTGAACGCGCTTTCCCCGTCGCCGCGAAAATCTCGCAGGCGGACGGGGCTGCGGCGCTTTTCGCCTATTGCCGGTTGGTGAACAATGCCTGAACTGTCCAAGCAGATTTCCTTCGCGAAGCTGGAGCAGGGGATGCACATGCCCCATCTCCTCGACATCCAGACCCGGGCGTTCGAGTCGCTCCTGCAGCTCGACGCGGTGTCGCTGGAGCGCGAGGACATCGGCCTCGAGCGGGTCTTCAAGGACCTGTTCCCGATCTCCGACGTCCACGAGAACTTCTCCCTCGAGTTCAAGAGCTACACGCTCGGCGAGCCGAAGTACACGGTCGGCGAGTGCATCGAGCGCGACATGACCTACTCGGCGCCGCTCAAGGCGACGCTCCAGCTGGTCGTGTTCGAGACGACCGAGGCGGGCACCAAGCGCCCCAAGAACATCATCGAGAAGGAGGTCTACCTCGGTGAGCTGCCGCTGCTCACGCCGCTGGGAACCTTCGTCATCAACGGCGCCGAGCGCGTCATCGTCAGCCAGCTGCACCGGTCGCCGGGCGTTGTGTTCGAGGAGTCCACCCACCCGAACGGCCAGCGCCTGATCTCCGCGCGCATCATCCCGTTCCGCGGATCGTGGGTCGAGTTCACCGTGGACATCCACGACGTGATCTACGTCCACATCGACAAGAAGAAGAAGTTCCCGGCCACCGCGCTCCTGCGCGCGTTCGGCTACGGCACCAACTCCGACATCCTGCGCCTGTTCTTCGGCGTGCGCGAGCTCGACCTGTCCAAGAAGCGCGAGTCGCGCGTGGACGTGCGCGAGGTGCTTGGCGCGATCGTCGCCGAGGACATCACGCTTGCCGGCGAGGCCGCGACACCCGATGCGCCCAAGCTCAAGACCAAGAAGGCGCGCGAGGCCAAGGCCCGCGCCGAGGCGGAGCTGCTCGTCAAGGAAGGCGACGAGCTGACGGAGGAGGTGTGGAACCGCCTCATCCGCCTGAACATCAGGAAGATCAAGGTGTTCGCCTCGTACACGATCATCGACCTGCGCGACGAGCAGGACGCGATCGAGCGCGGCGAGCGCCCCGTACGCCGCGACCTCGCGCTCGACGCGGTGGACGCAGCGAGCGGCGAAGTCATCGCCGACGCCGGCACCACGCTCACCGATGCGGCGATCCGCCGCATCCGCAAGGCCGGCATCAACAAGGTGTACGTGTTCGTCGTGTCGGGCCGCGCCGAGTCCACGCTGATCAAGAACACGCTCGCCAAGGATCCGACGCAGCACGAGGAGATGGCGCTGAAGCAGATCTACTCGCTGCTCCGCCCGGGGGACGCTCCCAACAAGGAGACGGCGCGCGACGCGCTCAACCGGCTGTTCTTCTCGCCGAAGCGGTACGACCTCGGCCGCGTCGGCCGGTACAAGATCAATCAGCGGCTCGGCCTCAACCGCCCGGCCAACGAGACGGTGCTGACCAAGGAAGATTTCATCGCGATCCTGCGCTACCTCGTCGAGCTGCATGAGGGCCGCGGGTACGTGGACGACATCGACCACCTCGGCAACCGCCGCATCCGCTCGGTCGGCGAGCTCATCGCCAACCAGTTCTCGGTCGGGCTCTCCCGCATGGCGCGCCTGGTCAAGGAGCGGATGTCCATCAACACGGACCCGGAGAAGATCTCGCTCGACGATCTCGTCAACGCCCGCACCGTCTCGGCGGTCATCCAGGCGTTCTTCGGCTCGTCGCAGCTGTCGCAGTTCATGGACCAGACGAACCCGCTGGCCGAGCTGACGCACAAGCGCCGGCTGTCGGCGCTCGGACCGGGCGGCCTCACGCGCGAGCGCGCCGGCTTCGAGGTGCGCGACGTGCACTACTCGCAGTACGGCCGCATGTGCCCGATCGAGACGCCGGAAGGACCGAACATCGGTCTGATCACGTCGCTCGCGTGCTACGCGCAGGTCAACGACCTCGGCTTTGTCGAGACGCCGTACCGCGTCGTGCGCAACGGCAAGGTCACCAACGACATCCAGTGGCTCGACGCGAACCGTGAAGAGAACGTCACGATCGCGCAGGCCAATGCGCGGCTGAACCCTGACGGAACGTTCGTGGACGAGCTGGTGCTCTGCCGCCAGCGCGGCGACGTGCCGCTCGTGGCGCCGGACCGCATCGATTACATGGACGTGGCGCCGGAGCAGCTCGTCTCCATCGCCGCGGCGCTGATTCCGTTCCTCGAGCACGACGACGCCAACCGCGCGCTGATGGGCTCGAACATGCAGCGGCAGGCGGTCCCGCTGTTGAATCCGCAGACGCCGGTCGTCGGCACGGGGCTGGAGGAGAAGGTCGCGCGCGATTCCGGCGCGATCGTGTTCGCTCGCCGCGCGGGCGTCGTGTCGAGCGTCACCGCCGACGAGATCGTCGTCGACGCGGCGGCCGGCTCCAGCGCTCCCCGCAAGAAGGGTGATGCGCAGCCGCTCGCGCGCCTCACGCAGCACGACCGCTACCGGCTCAAGAAGTACTGGAGAACCAACCAGGACACCGCCATCAACCAGCGGCCGCTCGTGGCCGTGGGTCAGAAGGTCAAGGAAGGCGAAGTGCTGGCCGACGGCGCGGCGACCGAGATGGGTCAGCTCGCGCTGGGCGCGAACGTGACGGTGGCGTTCATGCCGTGGTACGGGCACAACTTCGAGGACGCGATCGTTCTCTCCGAGCGCCTGGTCAAGGAAGACGTGTACTCGTCCATCCACATCCAGGAGCTGGAGCTGCACGTCCGCGACACCAAGCGCGGGCAGGAAGAGATCACGCGCGAGATTCCGAACGTGGCCGAGGAGTCGCTCACGGATCTCGACGACCGCGGCATCGTCCGCATCGGCGCGCACGTCAAGCCGGGCGACATCCTCGTCGGCAAGATCACGCCGAAGGGCGAGACGGAGCTGTCCCCCGAGGAGAAGCTGCTCACGGCCATCTTCGGCGAGAAGGCGAAGGACGTTAAGGACTCGTCGCTCAAGGTCCCGCCGGGAATGGAAGGCGTCGTCATCGACGTCAAGATTTTCTCGCGCATCGAGGACCAGGTGGTCGAGAAGGACCGCGGCGAGCGGATCGGCGAGATCCGCCGGCTCGAGGGCGAGGAGAAGATCCGCGTCAACGACGCGCGCGACGCCGAGCTGGCGGAGCTGCTCGAGGGCCAGACGGTCGTGCTCGCGCTCAAGAGCGGCACGGTGGAGGAAGCGATCCCCGCCGGCACCAAGCTGACCGGAGAGATTCTGCGCGACCTCAAGTTCTCCTCGCTGGACGTGAAGACGTTCCGCGTGCAGGACAAGAGCACGCAGGAGCAGGTACGCCGCATCATCGACCTCGCCAACGACGAAAAGGCGAAGATCGAGGAAAAGGCCGAGGAGCGGATCGACCGCGTGCTGCAGCCGGACGAGCTGCCGCCGGGCGTCATCCAGCTGGTGAAGGTCTATCTGGCGGAGAAGCGCAAGATCTCCGTCGGCGACAAGATGGCCGGCCGCCACGGCAACAAGGGAATCGTGGCGCGCATCGTTCCGGAAGAAGACATGCCGTTCCTTCCGGACGGACGCCCGGTGGACATCGTACTCAATCCGCTCGGCGTGCCGAGCCGGATGAACGTGGGTCAGATCCTGGAGACGCACCTGGGCTGGGCCGCGAAGATTTGCGGCTTCTACGCCAAGACGCCTGTCTTCCAGGGGACCACGGAGCGCGAGATCGGCATACTGCTCAAGCTCGCGGGGGTCACGTGGGCGCGCGACGCGCTGCAGCTCGAGACGCCGGCGCCGGTCGTGACGGACGTGGAGGTCCGCGCGATTCTCGCCGACGTGCGGGTGGACGTGGACGTCGGGCACGGGTCGCGGGCCGGCCTCATGGTCGAGGCCACGCTCAACGACCTGGCCAAGCGCGGCGTCTCCACGACTACGCGCGACGTGTACAAGCGGATCCGCGATTTCCTCGCGGGAGCCGCCCGCGAGCTCGCGGCGCGCGACTTCAACGAGCTGGACAACCAGATCACGTATCACACGGCCGCGGCGGACGACGAGGATCTGTCGGACGCGCTCAAGGGGCAGTTCAAGCCCGCGCTGAAGCATATCGAGAGGGACCGCTCGGTGGACGAGACGGAGCTGCTCGCGCGGCAGGAGCTGCCCGCGCTCGGCGCGATGTTCGGGGCGAAGGGAGACGTGGACGTGAACGCGGCCACGCTCGAGCTGCTGCGGCTGGCCGGCCTCACGCCGGGCGGCAAGGTCTGGCTGCGCGACGGCCGGAGCGGAGAGACGTTCTCCAGCCCCGTCACCGTCGGCGAGATCTACATCCTCAAGCTGTCGCACCTCGTGGACGACAAGATCCACGCGCGCAGCATCGGACCGTACTCGCTCGTCACGCAGCAGCCGCTCGCCGGCAAGGCGCAGTTCGGCGGCCAACGTTTCGGAGAGATGGAGGTGTGGGCGCTCGAGGCGTACGGCGCGGCGCACACGCTGCAGGAGATACTCACGGTCAAGTCGGACGACGTGAACGGGAGAAGCCGCGTGTACGAGGCGATCGTGAAGGGACAGAACCTTCCGGAGCCGGGCACGCCGGAGTCGTTCAACGTGCTCGTGCAGGAGCTGAAGGCGCTGGGAATTCACGTGCGGATGGACACGCACGTGAATAACGGCCGGGGATTCGGGAACGCCTCCGGTAACGGGAGTGAGGGCTAACCATGATTGA
This window encodes:
- the rplA gene encoding 50S ribosomal protein L1 — protein: MRAHGKKYNEAAKGRDIALQYEPKKAIELVKQASYAKFDETVDVAVRLGVDPRHADQVVRGTVVLPAGTGKTVRVLVIAAGEKAREAEGAGADYVGTEYVQKIKDGWLDFDVLVATPDQMGQLGQLGRVLGPRGLMPNPKAGTVTFDIARAVREVKAGKIEFRVDKGGNVHAAIGKVSFPAEALETNFTAFMDQIVRSKPSAAKGVYVRNVAISSTMGPGVAIDTTPYR
- the rplJ gene encoding 50S ribosomal protein L10, producing the protein MKRNEKERLVAELKDKLEGATALYYTDFTGLNVKKMTDLRRRFSKAGVEYVVIKNTLALRAVNESGLTGERLRGPTGIVVGKDAVAAAKVLADFAREFEQKPEIKGGMLDGKSIDTAQVKKLASLPSREQMLAELGAGMQSPIASLIGAMNGLMGMFAGALEALRTQREGA
- the rplL gene encoding 50S ribosomal protein L7/L12, which codes for MSKDEILDAIGNMSVFELAELVEAFKTKFNVTIAAVPVGGAPAAGGGGAAAAPAAEEQTEFTVTLKEAGAKKIQVIKVVRELTGLGLKEAKDLVDGAPQAVKTAVSKDEAATVKAKLEEQGATVEVK
- the rpoB gene encoding DNA-directed RNA polymerase subunit beta translates to MPELSKQISFAKLEQGMHMPHLLDIQTRAFESLLQLDAVSLEREDIGLERVFKDLFPISDVHENFSLEFKSYTLGEPKYTVGECIERDMTYSAPLKATLQLVVFETTEAGTKRPKNIIEKEVYLGELPLLTPLGTFVINGAERVIVSQLHRSPGVVFEESTHPNGQRLISARIIPFRGSWVEFTVDIHDVIYVHIDKKKKFPATALLRAFGYGTNSDILRLFFGVRELDLSKKRESRVDVREVLGAIVAEDITLAGEAATPDAPKLKTKKAREAKARAEAELLVKEGDELTEEVWNRLIRLNIRKIKVFASYTIIDLRDEQDAIERGERPVRRDLALDAVDAASGEVIADAGTTLTDAAIRRIRKAGINKVYVFVVSGRAESTLIKNTLAKDPTQHEEMALKQIYSLLRPGDAPNKETARDALNRLFFSPKRYDLGRVGRYKINQRLGLNRPANETVLTKEDFIAILRYLVELHEGRGYVDDIDHLGNRRIRSVGELIANQFSVGLSRMARLVKERMSINTDPEKISLDDLVNARTVSAVIQAFFGSSQLSQFMDQTNPLAELTHKRRLSALGPGGLTRERAGFEVRDVHYSQYGRMCPIETPEGPNIGLITSLACYAQVNDLGFVETPYRVVRNGKVTNDIQWLDANREENVTIAQANARLNPDGTFVDELVLCRQRGDVPLVAPDRIDYMDVAPEQLVSIAAALIPFLEHDDANRALMGSNMQRQAVPLLNPQTPVVGTGLEEKVARDSGAIVFARRAGVVSSVTADEIVVDAAAGSSAPRKKGDAQPLARLTQHDRYRLKKYWRTNQDTAINQRPLVAVGQKVKEGEVLADGAATEMGQLALGANVTVAFMPWYGHNFEDAIVLSERLVKEDVYSSIHIQELELHVRDTKRGQEEITREIPNVAEESLTDLDDRGIVRIGAHVKPGDILVGKITPKGETELSPEEKLLTAIFGEKAKDVKDSSLKVPPGMEGVVIDVKIFSRIEDQVVEKDRGERIGEIRRLEGEEKIRVNDARDAELAELLEGQTVVLALKSGTVEEAIPAGTKLTGEILRDLKFSSLDVKTFRVQDKSTQEQVRRIIDLANDEKAKIEEKAEERIDRVLQPDELPPGVIQLVKVYLAEKRKISVGDKMAGRHGNKGIVARIVPEEDMPFLPDGRPVDIVLNPLGVPSRMNVGQILETHLGWAAKICGFYAKTPVFQGTTEREIGILLKLAGVTWARDALQLETPAPVVTDVEVRAILADVRVDVDVGHGSRAGLMVEATLNDLAKRGVSTTTRDVYKRIRDFLAGAARELAARDFNELDNQITYHTAAADDEDLSDALKGQFKPALKHIERDRSVDETELLARQELPALGAMFGAKGDVDVNAATLELLRLAGLTPGGKVWLRDGRSGETFSSPVTVGEIYILKLSHLVDDKIHARSIGPYSLVTQQPLAGKAQFGGQRFGEMEVWALEAYGAAHTLQEILTVKSDDVNGRSRVYEAIVKGQNLPEPGTPESFNVLVQELKALGIHVRMDTHVNNGRGFGNASGNGSEG